From the Corynebacterium sp. P3-F1 genome, the window AACCGCGCCCAGAACGACCGCATCCACGTGGTCGAGGAGCTCGTTCCTGGCCAGACCCCGTCGACGAAGTCCGCACGCGCTTTCATCGAGCGCCTGACCGATCGCAAGTCGGTGCTGCTGGTCATCGGCCGCGAGGACGCGAACTCCCGTCTTTCCGCACGGAACCTGCCGGGCGTGACCATCCTCGAGCCGGGTCAGCTGAACGCATACGACGTGCTCAACGCCGACGACGTTGTGTTCTCTGTCGAGGCATTGCACGACTTCGTCGAACGCGCTAACGCGACGTCCACTGGTTCGACCGTGGCCGCCGCAGAAAGCGAGGAGAACTAATGGCTAAGACCGCTAACTCGCGCGACATCATCATCGCCCCGGTCGTCTCCGAGAAGACCTACGCGCTGATGGAGCAGAACACCTACACGTTCTACGTCAACCCGAACGCGAACAAGACCCAGATCAAGATTGCCGTGGAGGACATCTTCGGCGTGAAGGTCGCTTCCGTGAACACCGTCAACCGCGAGGGCAAGCGCAAGCGTTCCCGCACCGGTTGGGGCAAGCGCAAGGACACGAAGCGCGCTTACGTCACCCTCCGC encodes:
- the rplW gene encoding 50S ribosomal protein L23 codes for the protein MAKTANSRDIIIAPVVSEKTYALMEQNTYTFYVNPNANKTQIKIAVEDIFGVKVASVNTVNREGKRKRSRTGWGKRKDTKRAYVTLREGSDSIDIFGGATA